In the genome of Streptomyces sp. NBC_00190, one region contains:
- a CDS encoding beta-ketoacyl synthase N-terminal-like domain-containing protein, which yields MTTRTVITGIGVVAPNGVGADAFWKATQSGLSVLDRVTRAGCEHLPLRVAGEVRGFDPGAMVEDRFLVQTDRFTHHALAAADLALEDARLGRADYEADPYSVGVVTAAGSGGGEFGQRELQRLWDQGPRYVGPYQSIAWFYAASTGQISIRRGLKGPCGVVASDEAGGLDAFAHAARAIRQGSRAMLVGATEAPLAPYSIVCQLEYEGLSTQDEPERAYRPFTARACGYVPAEGGAMFLVEDETAALRRGATVRAELAGHAATFSGTRRPDVAGEGLAHAIRGALREAGCAPEEIDVVFADALGTPAADAAEAAAIAAALGGHGRKVPVTAPKTGTGRAYCAAPALDTAAAALALQHGIVPPTPNVFDVCHDLDVVTGTARSADLRTALVLSRGRMGSNSALVLRKGPAVPRS from the coding sequence GTGACCACCCGTACGGTCATCACGGGCATCGGGGTCGTCGCGCCCAACGGCGTCGGCGCCGACGCCTTCTGGAAGGCGACCCAGTCCGGGCTCAGCGTGCTGGACCGCGTCACCCGGGCGGGGTGCGAGCACCTCCCGCTGCGCGTCGCCGGCGAGGTACGGGGCTTCGACCCCGGCGCGATGGTCGAGGACCGTTTCCTCGTCCAGACCGACCGCTTCACCCACCACGCCCTCGCCGCGGCCGACCTGGCCCTGGAGGACGCCCGCCTGGGCCGGGCCGACTACGAGGCGGACCCCTACTCGGTGGGCGTGGTCACGGCGGCCGGGTCCGGCGGCGGCGAGTTCGGCCAGCGCGAGCTGCAACGGCTCTGGGACCAGGGTCCCCGCTACGTGGGCCCGTACCAGTCCATCGCCTGGTTCTACGCCGCGAGCACCGGCCAGATCTCCATCCGCCGCGGCCTCAAGGGCCCGTGCGGGGTCGTCGCCAGCGACGAGGCGGGCGGTCTGGACGCCTTCGCGCACGCCGCCAGGGCGATCCGCCAGGGCAGCCGGGCGATGCTCGTCGGGGCCACGGAGGCGCCCCTCGCCCCGTACTCCATCGTCTGCCAGCTGGAGTACGAGGGGCTCAGCACCCAGGACGAGCCCGAGCGGGCCTACCGGCCGTTCACCGCCAGGGCCTGCGGGTACGTCCCCGCCGAGGGCGGCGCGATGTTCCTCGTCGAGGACGAGACCGCGGCCCTGCGCAGGGGCGCCACCGTACGAGCCGAACTGGCCGGCCACGCCGCCACCTTCAGCGGGACCCGACGGCCGGACGTGGCGGGCGAAGGACTGGCCCACGCGATCCGGGGCGCGCTCCGGGAGGCCGGCTGCGCCCCCGAGGAGATCGACGTGGTCTTCGCCGACGCCCTCGGGACGCCGGCGGCCGACGCCGCCGAGGCGGCGGCCATCGCCGCCGCCCTCGGCGGACACGGGCGCAAGGTGCCGGTCACGGCGCCGAAGACCGGTACGGGCAGGGCGTACTGCGCGGCGCCCGCCCTGGACACCGCCGCGGCGGCCCTGGCACTGCAGCACGGCATCGTGCCGCCGACCCCGAACGTCTTCGACGTCTGCCACGACCTCGACGTGGTGACGGGCACCGCCCGCTCCGCGGACCTGCGCACCGCGCTCGTGCTGAGCCGCGGCCGGATGGGCTCGAACTCCGCGCTCGTCCTGCGCAAGGGCCCGGCCGTGCCCAGGTCGTGA
- a CDS encoding SRPBCC family protein, which translates to MPGHTENEITVNAPVDVVWEMTNDLPNWPHLFSEYASLEILEQKGDTTRFRLTMHPDENGKVWSWVSERTVDRKGLSVRARRVETGPFAHMDIHWQYFAVPGGTRMKWTQDFAMKPDAPVDDAWMTDNINRNSPIQMALIRDKIEQRERENHAPAVSRI; encoded by the coding sequence ATGCCGGGACACACCGAGAACGAGATCACCGTCAACGCGCCCGTGGACGTCGTGTGGGAGATGACCAACGACCTCCCCAACTGGCCGCACCTGTTCAGCGAGTACGCCTCGCTGGAGATCCTGGAGCAGAAGGGGGACACCACCCGCTTCCGCCTGACCATGCACCCCGACGAGAACGGCAAGGTGTGGAGCTGGGTCTCGGAGCGGACCGTGGACCGCAAGGGCCTCTCCGTCCGGGCGCGGCGCGTGGAGACCGGCCCGTTCGCGCACATGGACATCCACTGGCAGTACTTCGCGGTGCCGGGCGGCACCCGGATGAAGTGGACGCAGGACTTCGCGATGAAGCCGGACGCGCCGGTGGACGACGCGTGGATGACCGACAACATCAACCGCAACTCGCCCATCCAGATGGCGCTCATCCGGGACAAGATCGAGCAGCGCGAGCGGGAGAACCACGCCCCCGCAGTCAGCCGCATCTGA
- a CDS encoding cupin domain-containing protein, with the protein MTRQRPRIVDLSETPPNRRRGGDLRAVLTPTSVGSTSGFMGMAIMAPGESIAEHYHPYSEEFVYVVAGRLEVDLDGEAHPLRTDQGLLVPLNMRHRFRNVGDTEARMVFHLGPLAPRPELGHVDTEEAPHPEGTAWEQPPDRTGAVS; encoded by the coding sequence ATGACCAGACAGCGTCCACGCATCGTCGACCTCAGCGAGACGCCGCCCAACCGCCGGCGCGGTGGCGACCTGAGGGCCGTGCTCACCCCGACCTCGGTGGGTTCCACCAGCGGCTTCATGGGCATGGCGATCATGGCCCCCGGGGAGTCCATCGCCGAGCACTACCACCCGTACTCCGAGGAGTTCGTGTACGTGGTCGCCGGCCGGCTGGAGGTCGACCTCGACGGCGAGGCCCACCCGCTGCGCACCGACCAGGGACTGCTGGTCCCGCTCAACATGCGCCACCGGTTCCGCAACGTCGGCGACACAGAGGCCCGCATGGTCTTCCACCTCGGCCCGCTCGCCCCGCGCCCCGAACTGGGCCACGTCGACACCGAGGAAGCCCCGCACCCGGAGGGCACCGCCTGGGAGCAGCCCCCGGACCGCACGGGAGCGGTCTCGTGA
- a CDS encoding NADPH-dependent FMN reductase — protein sequence MRVLVLSGSSRTGSVNTRLASLVARLVTGAGAVADLATLGDFPMPPYDGDVEADEGPPKGALALRERIEAAQALVIASPEYNASVPGVVKNAVDWVSRVRPQPFKDKQSLLVSASPSMVGGNRGLWALRVPLEHLGARVYPDMFSLAMAHQAFGEDGALTDPGLGERLTATIGSFLDLVEADTRYLCLQRRWYEFLGDRTDAPVTARAQD from the coding sequence CTGCGCGTGCTCGTGCTGTCCGGGTCCTCCCGCACCGGCTCGGTCAACACCCGCCTGGCCTCCCTCGTCGCCCGTCTGGTGACCGGGGCAGGGGCCGTGGCGGACCTCGCGACGCTCGGAGACTTCCCCATGCCGCCGTACGACGGCGACGTGGAGGCCGACGAAGGACCGCCGAAGGGCGCGCTGGCACTGCGCGAGCGGATCGAGGCGGCGCAGGCGCTGGTGATCGCCTCTCCCGAGTACAACGCCTCCGTTCCGGGCGTGGTGAAGAACGCCGTCGACTGGGTCTCCCGCGTCCGCCCGCAGCCCTTCAAGGACAAGCAGTCCCTGCTGGTCTCGGCCTCACCGTCGATGGTCGGCGGCAACCGGGGCCTGTGGGCCCTGCGCGTCCCGCTGGAGCACCTCGGCGCGCGGGTCTACCCCGACATGTTCAGCCTCGCCATGGCCCACCAGGCCTTCGGCGAGGACGGCGCGCTCACCGACCCGGGCCTGGGCGAGCGGCTGACCGCGACGATCGGCTCCTTCCTCGACCTGGTCGAGGCGGACACCCGCTATCTGTGCCTGCAGCGCCGCTGGTACGAGTTCCTCGGCGACCGCACGGACGCGCCGGTGACCGCCCGCGCCCAGGACTGA
- a CDS encoding beta-ketoacyl-[acyl-carrier-protein] synthase family protein, whose translation MTRRRVAVTGVGVVAPGGIGVSAFWDLLSKGRTATRGITLFDPDGFRSRIAAEVDFDPAAHGLDDSEAARADRYIQFALVAAREALLDAGLDLTSDDAWRTGVSLGTAVGGTTRLEHDYVAVSQNGAWWDVDEKFAGPHLHRAFTPATLASAVAEQTGARGPVQTVSTGCTSGLDAVGYAVHSIAEGRMDVCIAGASDSPISPITVACFDAIKATSPNNDDPAHASRPFDADRDGFVLGEGGAVLVLEELEHARARGATVYCEIGGYATFGNAHHMTGLTAEGLEMARAIQTALDQARISPSDVDYVNAHGSGTKQNDRHETAAVKRVLGDHAYKTPMTSIKSMVGHSLGAIGAIELAACVLAMTHQVVPPTANYETPDPECDLDYVPRTARGRKLRNVLSVGSGFGGFQSAVVMTRSEEEVS comes from the coding sequence GTGACCCGCCGCCGGGTGGCGGTCACCGGAGTCGGCGTCGTCGCGCCCGGTGGGATCGGCGTCTCCGCCTTCTGGGACCTGCTGTCCAAGGGCCGTACGGCGACCCGCGGCATCACCCTTTTCGACCCGGACGGCTTCCGCTCCCGGATAGCCGCGGAGGTCGACTTCGACCCCGCCGCGCACGGCCTCGACGACAGCGAGGCGGCGCGGGCGGACCGGTACATCCAGTTCGCCCTCGTCGCCGCCCGAGAAGCCCTGCTCGACGCCGGACTCGACCTCACCTCCGACGACGCCTGGCGCACCGGCGTCTCACTCGGCACCGCCGTCGGCGGGACCACCCGCCTGGAGCACGACTACGTAGCCGTGAGCCAGAACGGTGCCTGGTGGGACGTGGACGAGAAGTTCGCCGGGCCCCACCTGCACCGGGCGTTCACGCCCGCCACGCTCGCCTCCGCGGTCGCGGAGCAGACGGGCGCGCGCGGCCCGGTGCAGACCGTGTCCACCGGCTGCACCTCGGGACTGGACGCCGTCGGGTACGCCGTCCACTCCATCGCGGAGGGCCGGATGGACGTGTGCATCGCCGGGGCCTCGGACTCGCCCATATCGCCGATCACCGTGGCCTGCTTCGACGCCATCAAGGCGACCTCGCCGAACAACGACGACCCGGCCCACGCGTCCCGGCCGTTCGACGCCGACCGGGACGGATTCGTCCTCGGCGAGGGCGGAGCCGTCCTCGTACTCGAAGAGCTGGAACACGCCCGCGCCCGCGGTGCGACCGTCTACTGCGAGATCGGTGGCTACGCCACCTTCGGCAACGCCCACCACATGACCGGGCTGACCGCCGAAGGACTGGAGATGGCCCGGGCCATCCAAACCGCCCTGGACCAGGCCCGGATATCCCCGTCCGACGTCGACTACGTCAACGCGCACGGATCCGGCACCAAGCAGAACGACCGCCACGAGACGGCGGCCGTCAAGCGGGTCCTGGGCGACCACGCCTACAAGACGCCGATGACCTCCATCAAGTCGATGGTCGGTCACTCCCTCGGCGCCATCGGGGCGATAGAACTGGCGGCCTGCGTGCTCGCCATGACCCACCAGGTGGTACCGCCGACGGCGAACTACGAGACGCCGGACCCCGAGTGCGACCTGGACTACGTGCCCCGCACGGCACGCGGCCGCAAGCTGCGCAACGTGCTCTCGGTCGGCAGCGGCTTCGGCGGATTCCAGTCCGCCGTCGTCATGACCCGGTCGGAGGAGGAGGTCTCGTGA
- a CDS encoding TcmI family type II polyketide cyclase, with amino-acid sequence MHRALIVARMAPGSAPDIAELFAGSDAGELPHLVGVTRRSLFQFGDVYMHLIEADRPPGPAIAQVTEHPEFRQLSERLTAYISPHNPDTWRSPKDAMAHEFYRWENPAAK; translated from the coding sequence ATGCACCGCGCCCTCATCGTCGCCCGCATGGCGCCGGGATCGGCCCCCGACATCGCCGAGCTGTTCGCCGGCTCGGACGCGGGTGAACTGCCGCACCTGGTCGGCGTCACGCGTCGCAGCCTGTTCCAGTTCGGCGACGTGTACATGCACCTGATCGAGGCGGACCGGCCGCCGGGCCCCGCGATCGCGCAGGTCACCGAACACCCGGAGTTCCGGCAGCTCAGCGAGCGGCTCACCGCCTACATCAGCCCGCACAACCCGGACACGTGGCGCAGTCCGAAGGACGCGATGGCCCACGAGTTCTACCGCTGGGAGAACCCCGCCGCGAAGTGA
- a CDS encoding FAD-dependent oxidoreductase — protein MEDNADVRVPVLVVGGSLVGLSASLFLSRHGVRHLLVEKHSDTSAHPRGRGINARTMELFRTAGAEPAIRRAASALEGVQGILQARSLIGGDHTWLVKSVDPSGALRKFSPTGWCLCSQNNIEPVLAAQSRAQGAEIRFSSELMTFDQDATGVSAVVKDHRTGEHHTVRADFVIAADGPRSPVREQLRIPQTGNGELFHNVSVTFRSERLAEVLGDLRFIVCYLMREGADGALLPVDNATQWVFHAPWHPDRGETLEDFTDERCVEQIRNAIGVPDLDVEIGGKAPWHAAERVATRYSSGRVFLAGDAAHEMSPTGAFGSNTGIQDAHNLAWKIAAVLDGSAGIGLLDTYEAERLPVAKATSERASARSAEHSHPGYAPPPTMGGGPGSGVLTTAMGYCYPRGALIGGDPQRPVIPEALRLMGDTGTRAPHMWLARGRERISTLDLYERSFVLLSGVGTPWQKAAEKVAEQLPARLDAYTIGSGPDADLIQETGADWAEVHGMEAGGAVLVRPDGFVAWRSEGAVADPRATLLEVLSTVLRRR, from the coding sequence ATGGAAGACAACGCCGATGTTCGCGTACCGGTTCTCGTCGTGGGCGGCTCCCTCGTGGGCCTGTCCGCCTCGCTTTTCCTGAGCCGCCACGGAGTGAGGCACCTTCTGGTCGAGAAGCACTCCGACACCTCCGCGCACCCGCGCGGCCGCGGGATCAACGCCCGGACCATGGAGCTCTTCCGTACGGCGGGGGCGGAACCGGCGATCCGCCGGGCGGCGTCCGCGCTGGAGGGCGTTCAGGGCATTCTGCAGGCCCGGTCGCTGATCGGCGGCGACCACACGTGGCTGGTCAAGTCCGTCGACCCGTCGGGGGCACTGCGCAAGTTCAGCCCGACCGGCTGGTGCCTGTGCAGCCAGAACAACATCGAGCCGGTGCTGGCGGCGCAGAGCCGCGCGCAGGGCGCCGAGATCCGGTTCTCCTCGGAGCTGATGACCTTCGACCAGGACGCGACGGGGGTGAGCGCGGTGGTGAAGGACCACCGGACGGGCGAGCACCACACCGTGCGCGCCGACTTCGTGATCGCCGCGGACGGACCGCGCAGCCCCGTGCGGGAGCAGCTGCGGATTCCGCAGACGGGCAACGGCGAGCTGTTCCACAACGTGAGCGTCACCTTCCGCTCGGAGCGGCTCGCCGAGGTGCTGGGCGATCTGCGCTTCATCGTCTGCTACCTGATGCGCGAAGGCGCGGACGGGGCGCTGCTGCCGGTGGACAACGCGACGCAGTGGGTCTTCCACGCGCCCTGGCACCCCGATCGGGGCGAGACGCTGGAGGACTTCACCGACGAGCGGTGCGTGGAGCAGATCCGCAACGCGATCGGTGTCCCCGACCTGGATGTGGAGATCGGCGGCAAGGCTCCCTGGCACGCGGCCGAACGGGTGGCGACGCGGTATTCGTCCGGCCGGGTGTTCCTGGCCGGGGACGCGGCCCACGAGATGTCCCCGACCGGAGCCTTCGGCTCGAACACCGGCATCCAGGACGCGCACAACCTGGCGTGGAAGATCGCCGCGGTGCTGGACGGGTCGGCGGGCATCGGGCTCCTCGACACCTACGAGGCGGAGCGGCTGCCGGTGGCCAAGGCCACGAGCGAACGGGCCTCGGCCCGTTCGGCGGAGCACAGCCACCCGGGGTACGCGCCGCCGCCCACCATGGGCGGCGGACCGGGCAGCGGGGTCCTGACCACGGCGATGGGCTACTGCTACCCGCGCGGCGCGCTCATCGGCGGCGATCCGCAGCGCCCGGTCATCCCCGAGGCGCTGCGCCTGATGGGTGACACCGGCACCCGGGCACCGCACATGTGGCTGGCCAGGGGCCGGGAGCGGATCTCGACGCTGGACCTGTACGAGCGCTCGTTCGTGCTGCTCAGCGGCGTGGGGACGCCGTGGCAGAAGGCAGCGGAGAAGGTGGCCGAGCAGCTGCCCGCGCGGCTGGACGCCTACACCATCGGCTCGGGACCGGACGCCGACCTGATCCAGGAGACGGGCGCCGACTGGGCCGAGGTCCACGGGATGGAGGCCGGGGGCGCGGTTCTCGTGCGCCCGGACGGATTCGTGGCCTGGCGCTCGGAGGGCGCCGTGGCCGATCCCCGGGCGACCCTGCTCGAGGTCCTCTCCACGGTGCTGCGGCGGAGGTGA
- a CDS encoding acyl-CoA carboxylase subunit epsilon, protein MPNDAPISSLLRVEKGLAAPEELAAITVVVACCASRTARARDAVKRARRETGRRRPARLPVGCWAGCWACR, encoded by the coding sequence ATGCCGAACGATGCCCCGATATCGAGTCTGCTCCGTGTCGAGAAGGGCCTGGCCGCACCCGAGGAACTGGCCGCGATCACGGTCGTGGTCGCCTGCTGCGCGAGCCGTACCGCCCGCGCCCGCGACGCGGTGAAGCGCGCCCGGAGGGAAACCGGCCGCCGGCGCCCAGCCCGGCTGCCCGTCGGCTGCTGGGCGGGCTGCTGGGCCTGCCGCTGA
- a CDS encoding SchA/CurD-like domain-containing protein, whose protein sequence is MTTTQSDRVSQSAFDGSMIRVVLLMDLHEGTQQRFFEAYEKLRSDIASVPGHISDQLCQSFENPSQWLITSEWESATQYLAWVNSEHHAEQVKPLGACARAMRPLKFTVLRETGRGYDQASRPATARLQPVPRLGAGIVRHALTFTVKPGSVKEVASILSSYASPAARVDDHTRLCRTSLFMHGNRVVRTVEVKGDLMAALRHVSEQPEVRAVEEAINPYLEQDRNLNDPESARMFFMRAALPAVHHIEAGEPDAADVTRHALFYPAKPGCGQVLARFLALQDEAAANLADSPVRSSSIFQRDDIVVRLIDVRGPLDADPEAVLGVRGARKAAVLDRLTVPAGKRTRAARHTMNLITDRRAPAQS, encoded by the coding sequence ATGACAACCACCCAGTCCGATCGGGTGTCGCAGTCAGCCTTCGACGGCTCCATGATCCGGGTCGTCCTTTTGATGGACCTCCACGAGGGGACCCAGCAGCGGTTCTTCGAGGCGTACGAAAAGCTCCGCAGCGACATCGCGTCGGTCCCGGGCCACATCAGCGACCAGCTGTGCCAGTCCTTCGAGAACCCCTCGCAGTGGCTCATCACCAGCGAGTGGGAGAGCGCGACGCAGTACCTCGCATGGGTCAACAGCGAGCACCACGCCGAGCAGGTCAAGCCGCTCGGTGCCTGCGCCCGCGCCATGCGACCGCTCAAGTTCACCGTCCTGCGCGAGACCGGCCGCGGCTACGACCAGGCCTCCCGCCCGGCGACCGCCCGGCTGCAGCCGGTGCCCCGCCTCGGCGCCGGCATCGTCCGCCACGCCCTCACCTTCACCGTCAAGCCGGGCAGTGTGAAGGAGGTCGCCTCCATCCTGTCCAGCTACGCCTCCCCGGCCGCCCGCGTCGACGACCACACGCGGCTCTGCCGCACGTCCCTCTTCATGCACGGCAACCGCGTCGTCCGTACGGTCGAGGTCAAGGGCGACCTGATGGCGGCCCTGCGGCACGTCTCCGAGCAGCCCGAGGTGCGCGCCGTCGAAGAGGCCATCAACCCCTACCTGGAGCAGGACCGGAACCTGAACGACCCCGAGTCCGCCCGGATGTTCTTCATGCGGGCCGCGCTCCCCGCCGTCCACCACATCGAGGCCGGGGAACCGGACGCCGCCGACGTCACGCGCCACGCGCTGTTCTACCCGGCCAAGCCCGGCTGCGGACAAGTACTTGCCCGCTTCCTCGCCCTCCAGGACGAGGCCGCCGCGAACCTGGCGGACAGCCCCGTACGGAGCAGCAGCATCTTCCAGCGCGACGACATCGTGGTCCGCCTCATCGACGTGCGCGGCCCGCTCGACGCCGATCCCGAGGCCGTCCTCGGGGTGCGCGGCGCGCGCAAGGCCGCCGTACTGGACCGCCTGACGGTCCCCGCCGGCAAGCGGACCCGCGCCGCTCGCCACACCATGAACCTGATCACCGACCGCCGGGCGCCCGCGCAGTCCTGA
- a CDS encoding glycoside hydrolase family 16 protein: MRQISARKRPTARRAVLAALSTIAVVAAASAAVVLPAGAAAPPTPAGWSQVFLDDFDGAAGSGVNTADWQYTTGTSYPGGPGGFGTGEIETMTADPANVSLDGAGNLRITPRRDAAGNWTSGRVETRRSDFQPPAGGTLRTEARIQMPNVTGPAAKGYWPAFWMLGAPYRGNWWNWPGVGELDILENVQGINNVWATMHCGTSPGGPCNEKSGIGGQRVCPGTSCQGGFHTYAVEWDRGAAVEQMRFYVDGINFHTVRADQVDATTWTNATNHGYFIILNVAMGGEFPAAFGGGPDAGTEPGHPMVVDYVSVLSSAGTTTPPTTPPTTPPTTPPTTPPTTPPAGGRDAYSATQAESYDSQAGVAKETTADTGGGQDLTTLGNGDWALYKGVSFGPTAARQFYGRVASGAAGGVSGLVEVRLDSRNSAPIGSFSVANTGGWQSWRTVPANISGVTGTHDVYLTFTSGQGADFVNVNWFDFGH; encoded by the coding sequence ATGCGTCAGATATCCGCCAGGAAACGGCCTACGGCCCGGCGGGCCGTCCTGGCCGCGCTCAGCACGATCGCAGTGGTCGCGGCCGCCTCGGCGGCGGTCGTCCTGCCCGCCGGCGCCGCCGCTCCCCCCACCCCCGCAGGCTGGTCACAGGTGTTCCTGGACGACTTCGACGGGGCCGCGGGCTCCGGCGTGAACACCGCCGACTGGCAGTACACGACCGGTACGAGCTACCCCGGCGGGCCCGGTGGCTTCGGCACCGGTGAGATCGAGACGATGACGGCCGACCCGGCGAACGTCTCCCTCGACGGGGCGGGCAACCTGCGCATCACCCCGCGGCGGGACGCGGCCGGCAACTGGACCTCCGGCCGCGTCGAGACCAGGCGCTCGGACTTCCAGCCCCCGGCGGGCGGCACGCTGCGCACCGAGGCCCGCATCCAGATGCCGAACGTCACCGGCCCCGCGGCCAAGGGCTATTGGCCGGCCTTCTGGATGCTCGGCGCGCCCTACCGGGGCAACTGGTGGAACTGGCCCGGCGTCGGTGAGCTCGACATCCTGGAGAACGTCCAGGGCATCAACAACGTCTGGGCCACCATGCACTGCGGCACCAGCCCGGGCGGCCCCTGCAACGAGAAGTCCGGCATCGGCGGTCAGCGCGTCTGCCCCGGCACCAGCTGCCAGGGCGGCTTCCACACGTACGCCGTGGAGTGGGACCGCGGGGCCGCGGTCGAGCAGATGCGCTTCTACGTCGACGGGATCAACTTCCATACGGTACGGGCCGATCAGGTGGACGCCACCACCTGGACCAATGCCACGAACCACGGCTACTTCATCATCCTGAACGTCGCGATGGGCGGCGAGTTCCCCGCGGCCTTCGGCGGCGGACCCGACGCGGGTACCGAGCCCGGCCATCCCATGGTCGTCGACTACGTGTCCGTCCTCAGTTCGGCCGGCACCACCACCCCGCCCACGACCCCGCCCACCACACCTCCCACGACTCCTCCGACGACGCCTCCCACCACCCCGCCGGCCGGCGGCCGCGACGCGTACTCCGCGACCCAGGCCGAGTCGTACGACTCCCAGGCGGGGGTGGCGAAGGAGACCACCGCGGACACCGGCGGCGGCCAGGACCTCACCACCCTCGGCAACGGCGACTGGGCCCTCTACAAGGGCGTCAGCTTCGGCCCGACGGCCGCCCGGCAGTTCTACGGACGCGTCGCCTCGGGCGCGGCCGGCGGGGTCAGCGGTCTCGTGGAGGTACGGCTCGACAGCCGCAACAGCGCTCCGATCGGCAGCTTCTCCGTCGCGAACACCGGTGGCTGGCAGAGCTGGCGCACGGTGCCGGCGAACATCAGCGGCGTCACGGGCACGCACGACGTCTACCTGACCTTCACCAGCGGTCAGGGCGCCGACTTCGTGAACGTCAACTGGTTCGACTTCGGCCACTGA
- a CDS encoding acyl carrier protein, with the protein MSDRLTLEELAALMKTAGITVDPAEMARRPDSAFDDYGLDSLGLLGIVGELENRRGRALPTDAERCKTPGEFLDLVNNSLMTGA; encoded by the coding sequence ATGTCCGACCGACTGACCCTGGAGGAGCTGGCGGCCCTGATGAAGACCGCCGGCATCACCGTCGACCCCGCCGAGATGGCGCGTCGCCCCGACTCCGCCTTCGACGACTACGGCCTGGACTCGCTGGGCCTGCTGGGCATCGTCGGCGAGCTGGAGAACCGGCGCGGCCGGGCACTGCCCACCGACGCCGAACGCTGCAAGACCCCCGGGGAATTCCTCGACCTCGTCAACAACAGCCTCATGACAGGAGCCTGA